Proteins encoded together in one Lathyrus oleraceus cultivar Zhongwan6 chromosome 5, CAAS_Psat_ZW6_1.0, whole genome shotgun sequence window:
- the LOC127080621 gene encoding uncharacterized protein LOC127080621 produces the protein MKSIIRARDKGVKFEVHWSAEDQLIEPNGSMLASYIGFLVRQHIPITCDNWRSPDLKVGKEKIWSEIQRSFHIDESRQKYCIQLAGKRLRGFRSFLCNKFLKDEEGKFVEGEWPMKYAEIISADEWDNFVAKRRNEKFHEVSDINRKRASKPAYPYKKGRTGYARLQQRILTEEKSDATSLPEHVLWKAARVGKDGAVVEAVQNSNIYYVSL, from the exons atgaagtcaatcattcgtgcaagagacaagggtgtaaaatttgaagtacattggagtgctgaagaccaactaattgagcctaacggttcaatgttggcaagttacattggtttccttgttcgccaacatattccgattacatgtgataattggagaagtccggacttgaaggttggcaaggaaaaaatatggtcggagatacag agatcctttcacatcgatgaaagccggcaaaaatattgtattcaattggccggaaaaagactccgaggatttcgatcctttttgtgcaacaaatttctcaaggatgaggaaggaaaatttgttgaaggagaatggccaatgaagtatgccgagattatttcagccgatgaatgggataactttgtcgccaaacgaagaaacgaaaaatttcat gaagtaagcgacataaataggaaaagggcatcaaaacccgcgtatccgtacaaaaaagggcgtacgggttatgcacggttacaacaaagaattctga ccgaggagaaaagtgacgcaacatctcttccggagcacgtattatggaaggctgctcgggttgggaaggatggggctgtcgttgaagcggtccaaaat tctaatatttattatgtttctCTTTAA